The following are encoded together in the Primulina tabacum isolate GXHZ01 chromosome 18, ASM2559414v2, whole genome shotgun sequence genome:
- the LOC142532409 gene encoding protein PHYLLO, chloroplastic-like, with protein MVLFAESINYIRENPLNFLQKYIHPGVAAVVIKPSVIGGFENAALIGRWAQQHDKMTVISAAFESSLGLSAFVQFAQHLDLESAEMRKLMKKESEISVAHGFGTYKWFKEHVTAEPLNFHHSPDHGSVVASAVDAGRLLQQGRLNSDVIVRNSIQEQVKDYRLPVDVDGISVSLKVRETGESSDGTAVVFLHGFLGTGEDWTPIMKSVSGSTRCIAIDLPGHGESTLRYHGSRNGLDRPNLSIEVMVDMLCKVLDYLALKKVTLVGYSMGARIALYTALKCSNKVERAVIISGSPGLMDTNARTTRKAKDDFRASMLISNGLKRFLDTWYAEELWTSLKIHPHFNQMVKNRLQHNDLPNLGKVLSDTSIGRQPSLWEDLKQNQVPLQIIVGGNDAKFKKIANEMVLRLDSAHEVAEPAQIVEIPNAGHAVHIENPLAVISAVRQFITRTNKN; from the exons ATGGTGTTATTTGCTGAATCTATCAACTATATTAGGGAAAACCCATTgaatttccttcaaaaatatatcCACCCTGGGGTAGCTGCCGTT gtCATAAAGCCGAGTGTAATCGGAGGCTTTGAAAATGCAGCATTGATTGGTCGATGGGCTCAGCAGCATGACAAGATGACTGTCATTAGTGCTGCATTTGAAAGTTCGCTTGGTTTGTCTGCTTTTGTTCAATTCGCTCAGCATCTGGACCTAGAAAGCGCAGAAATGCGAAAATTGATGAAAAAGGAATCCGAAATATCCGTAGCACACGGTTTTGGAACTTACAAGTGGTTTAAAGAACATGTGACAGCTGAGCCTCTGAATTTCCATCACAGTCCAGACCATGGCTCGGTTGTGGCATCTGCTGTTGATGCTGGACGACTCCTGCAGCAAGGTCGATTGAATTCTGACGTGATTGTTAGGAACTCTATTCAAGAACAAGTGAAGGATTACCGGTTACCAGTAGATGTAGATGGCATATCGGTTTCTCTCAAAGTTCGTGAGACAGGGGAAAGCAGTGAT GGTACTGCAGTTGTGTTTCTTCACGGGTTTCTCGGAACAGGTGAAGATTGGACCCCAATTATGAAATCTGTTTCGGGCTCGACTCGATGCATTGCCATCGACCTTCCTGGTCATGGCGAATCAACACTGCGATATCATGGTAGTAGGAATGGTTTAGATCGCCCAAACTTATCCATTGAGGTCATGGTGGATATGTTATGCAAGGTGTTGGACTATCTCGCTCTCAAAAAAGTTACACTCGTTGGATATTCAATGGGGGCACGTATTGCTTTATACACTGCCCTAAAATGTAGCAATAAG GTGGAAAGAGCTGTCATTATTTCTGGAAGCCCCGGTTTGATGGACACAAATGCGAGAACGACCCGTAAAGCTAAAGATGACTTCAGAGCAAGCATGCTTATCTCGAATGGAttgaaacgatttttagatACTTGGTACGCCGAAGAACTGTGGACGAG CTTGAAAATTCATCCACATTTCAACCAGATGGTCAAGAATCGTTTGCAGCATAACGACTTACCCAATCTTGGGAAAGTTCTGTCTGATACGAGCATCGGAAGACAACC ATCATTGTGGGAAGATTTGAAACAAAACCAAGTGCCCCTTCAGATTATAGTAGGAGGAAATGATGCCAAGTTCAAGAAAATCGCTAACGAGATGGTGTTGAGACTCGACAGTGCACACGAGGTCGCGGAGCCAGCACAAATCGTCGAAATCCCAAATGCAGGACATGCTGTGCATATTGAGAATCCCCTTGCTGTTATCAGTGCTGTCAGGCAGTTCATAACAAGGACAAATAAGAATTAA